In Desulfovibrio psychrotolerans, a single window of DNA contains:
- a CDS encoding chemotaxis protein CheD produces the protein MLPGSKRSSIHSSLPGPLRDSNLPNVHLKIGEGIVTAGDMLIATVLGSCVSVSFFHAGSGLAGIFHAMLPEHAGYKDSGKTPCKFVDSAILLIYEQFRRRGIANRDMELKLFGGAFSMGQGGTASVRSLVDVGSRNVETARAMLQRLGLTVSRENVLGDRGRKLVFDTRSGEVWLKMLGRAEGQVVLKQESVLVPVVEGRACPLGRLDGVVPSELAITGLKDMPNAADMTGKQR, from the coding sequence ATGCTGCCAGGCAGCAAACGCTCCAGCATTCATTCCTCGCTTCCCGGTCCGCTGCGGGATTCCAACCTGCCCAACGTGCATCTCAAGATAGGCGAGGGTATAGTTACCGCCGGGGATATGCTCATCGCCACGGTGCTCGGTTCGTGCGTGTCCGTGTCATTTTTTCATGCGGGCAGCGGGCTTGCGGGCATATTCCACGCCATGCTGCCGGAACACGCCGGATACAAAGACTCCGGGAAAACTCCCTGCAAGTTTGTTGATTCCGCCATTCTCCTCATATATGAACAATTCCGGCGGCGTGGCATAGCCAACCGTGACATGGAGCTAAAACTCTTCGGGGGAGCGTTCAGCATGGGGCAGGGCGGTACTGCATCTGTACGCAGCCTTGTGGATGTGGGCTCCCGCAATGTGGAGACGGCGCGTGCGATGCTGCAGCGGTTGGGATTGACAGTATCCCGGGAGAATGTGCTGGGAGACAGGGGGCGCAAGCTGGTTTTTGATACCCGCTCCGGCGAGGTATGGCTGAAGATGCTGGGCCGTGCCGAGGGACAGGTGGTGCTGAAGCAGGAAAGCGTGCTTGTACCTGTTGTAGAGGGGCGCGCGTGTCCGTTGGGTCGCCTGGACGGTGTTGTTCCATCGGAATTAGCTATAACGGGCCTGAAGGACATGCCAAATGCGGCGGACATGACGGGCAAACAGCGGTAG